The Helianthus annuus cultivar XRQ/B chromosome 16, HanXRQr2.0-SUNRISE, whole genome shotgun sequence genome includes a window with the following:
- the LOC110919901 gene encoding uncharacterized protein LOC110919901: MVSQSPIPLHLCFFLIILFMFLSLSWYSSYESMFEGFFDSLRLVFIISPVLLLVVLQLISTFDATGRSTFFVADNDSNAGSTPWGVGLVLVLLLFLLSYQSDLRERWFPLLS; encoded by the coding sequence ATGGTGTCTCAATCACCAATACCACTTCATTTGTGTTTCTTCCTCATCATACTCTTCATGTTCCTAAGCTTGTCATGGTACTCGAGTTACGAATCAATGTTCGAGGGTTTCTTCGATAGTCTTAGGTTGGTTTTTATCATTTCACCGGTTTTGTTATTAGTGGTTCTTCAGTTGATTTCCACATTTGATGCTACCGGCCGCTCGACGTTCTTTGTGGCGGATAATGATTCAAATGCCGGCTCAACTCCGTGGGGTGTTGGTTTGGTTCTTGTGCTTCTTTTGTTCTTGCTTTCTTATCAGTCTGATCTTAGGGAACGGTGGTTTCCGCTTCTTAGTTGA